The Camelus bactrianus isolate YW-2024 breed Bactrian camel chromosome 12, ASM4877302v1, whole genome shotgun sequence genome includes a window with the following:
- the OSBPL8 gene encoding oxysterol-binding protein-related protein 8 isoform X3 — protein sequence MEASLADGEPDRTLILQYSEVAEVQETLLGDSKDVLGPSTVVANSDDTQHLTPGKMSQRQGKESFPTPTKDLYQPSFSPSSPLSQGFERGKEDISQNKDESSLSMSKSKSESKLYNGSEKDSSASSKLTKKESLKVQKKNYREEKKRATKELLSTITDPSVIVMADWLKIRGTLKSWTKLWCVLKPGVLLIYKTQKNGQWVGTVLLNACEIIERPSKKDGFCFKLFHPLEQSIWAVKGPKGEAVGSITQPLPSSYLIIRATSESDGRCWMDALELALKCSSLLKRTMIREGKEHELSISSESTHVTLYGLLRANNLHSGDNFQLNDSEIERQHFKDQDMYSDKSDKENDQEHDESDNEVMGKSEESDTDTSERQDDSYIEPEPVEPLKETTYTEQSHEELGEAGEASQTETVSEENKSLIWTLLKQVRPGMDLSRVVLPTFILEPRSFLDKLSDYYYHADFLSEAALEENPYFRLKKVVKWYLSGFYKKPKGLKKPYNPILGETFRCLWFHPRTNSKTFYIAEQVSHHPPISAFYVSNRKDGFCLSGSILAKSKFYGNSLSAILEGEARLTFLNRGEDYVMTMPYAHCKGILYGTMTLELGGTVNITCQKTGYSAILEFKLKPFLGSSDCVNQISGKLKLGKEVLATLEGHWDSEVFINDKKTDNSEVFWNPTPDIKQWRLIRHTVKFEEQGDFESEKLWQRVTRAINAKDQTEATQEKYVLEEAQRQAAKDRKTKNEEWTCKLFELDPLTGEWHYKFADTRPWDPLNDMIQFEKDGVIQTKVKHRTPMVSVPKMKHKPTRQQKKVAKGYSSPEPDIQDSSGSEAQSVKPSARRKKGIELGDIQTSIESIKQTQEEIKSILECSWIGCGSGAVFEKVGSQRLPVSFVRG from the exons gttttgaaagaggaaaggaagacatttctcaaaataagGATGAATCTTCACTTTCTATGTCAAAGAGCAAG TCTGAATCTAAACTTTATAATGGGTCGGAGAAGGATAGTTCAGCTTCAAGCAAGCTCACAAAAAAAGAATCTCTCAAG gtacaaaagaaaaattaccgagaggaaaagaaaagagccaCAAAGGAGTTACTCAGTACAATCACAGACCCTTCTGTTATTGTTATGGCTGATTGGTTGAAG ATTCGTGGTACTCTAAAGAGCTGGACCAAATTGTGGTGTGTGTTGAAACCCGGGGTGCTACTGATCTATAAAACCCAAAAAAATGGTCAATGGGTAGGAACAGTACTTCTGAATGCCTGTGAAATCATTGAGCGTCCATCAAAAAAggatggcttttgttttaaacttttccATCCTTTGGAGCAGTCTATTTGGGCAGTGAAG ggTCCCAAAGGTGAAGCAGTTGGATCTATAACTCAGCCCCTACCTAGCAGTTATTTGATCATCCGAGCTACTTCTGAGTCCGATG GAAGGTGCTGGATGGATGCTTTGGAGCTGGCTTTGAAATGTTCTAGTCTTCTCAAACGTACAATGAtcagggaaggaaaggaacatGAGCTGAGCATCTCATCAGAGAGCACCCATGTGACTCTGTATGGCTTATTACGGGCTAACAATCTCCACAGTGGTGACAACTTCCA GCTGAATGATAGTGAAATTGAACGGCAGCATTTTAAGGACCAAGATATGTATTCTGATAAATCTGATAAAGAAAATGATCAGGAGCATGATGAGTCTGACAATGAGGTGATGGGGAAGAgtgaggagagtgacacagataCATCAGAAAGGCAGGACGACTCGTACATTGAGCCTGAGCCTGTGGAGCCTTTGAAGGAGACTACCTACACGGAACAGAGCCATGAAGAACTCGGAGAG GCAGGTGAGGCTTCTCAAACAGAAActgtatctgaagaaaataaaagccttATCTGGACACTGCTGAAACAGGTCCGTCCTGGTATGGACCTGTCCAGGGTGGTTCTACCGACATTTATTTTGGAGCCTCGTTCTTTCCTGGATAAACTTTCAGATTACTACTACCATGCAGACTTCCTATCTGA ggCTGCTCTtgaagaaaatccttatttccgTTTGAAGAAAGTAGTGAAATGGTATTTGTCTGGATTCTATAAAAAGCCAAAG GGACTGAAGAAACCTTATAATCCTATACTTGGTGAGACGTTCCGTTGTTTGTGGTTTCATCCCAGAACAAACAGCAAAACTTTTTATATTGCTGAACAG GTGTCCCATCATCCACCAATATCTGCCTTTTATGTTAGTAACCGAAAAGATGGATTTTGCCTTAGTGGTAGTATCCTGGCTAAGTCCAAGTTCTATG GAAACTCCTTATCTGCAATATTAGAAGGAGAAGCACGGTTAACTTTCTTGAACAGAGGTGAAGATTATGTAATGACAATGCCATATGCTCATTGTAAAG gaattcTTTATGGCACAATGACACTTGAGCTTGGTGGAACAGTCAATATTACATGTCAAAAAACTGGATACAGTGCAATACTTGAATTCAAACTAAAG ccatTTCTAGGTAGTAGTGACTGTGTTAATCAAATATCAGGGAAACTAAAACTGGGAAAAGAAGTCTTAGCTACTTTGGAAGGACATTGg gATAGTGAAGTTTTTATTAATGACAAAAAGACTGATAATTCAGAGGTCTTCTGGAATCCAACACCAGACATTAAGCAGTGGAGATTAATAAGACACACTGTGAAATTTGAAGAGCAGGGAGATTTTGAATCAGAGAA ACTCTGGCAGCGGGTGACAAGAGCTATAAATGCCAAAGACCAAACAGAAGCTACTCAAGAAAAGTATGTTTTAGAAGAAGCTCAAAGACAAGCTGCCAAAGATcggaaaacaaaaaatgaagagTGGACATGCAAGTTATTTGAACTTGACCCACTCACAGGAGAATGGCATTACAAGTTTGCAga TACTCGACCATGGGACCCACTTAATGATATGATACAGTTTGAAAAAGATGGTGTTATCCAGACCAAAGTGAAACATCGGACTCCAATG gttagtGTCCCAAAAATGAAACATAAGCCAACCAGGCAACAGAAGAAAGTGGCAAAAGGCTATTCCTCCCCAGAACCTGACATCCAGGACTCATCTGGAAGTGaag CTCAATCAGTAAAACCAAGtgcaagaagaaagaaagggatagAACTGGGAGACATTCAGACTTCCATCGAATCTATAAAACAAACACAGGAAGAAATTAAAAG CATACTGGAGTGTAGCTGGATTGGATGTGGAAGTGGGGCAGTTTTCGAGAAAGTTGGTTCACAAAGGCTTCCAGTCTCCTTTGTACGTGGTTAA
- the OSBPL8 gene encoding oxysterol-binding protein-related protein 8 isoform X2, whose amino-acid sequence MEASLADGEPDRTLLLGDSKDVLGPSTVVANSDDTQHLTPGKMSQRQGKESFPTPTKDLYQPSFSPSSPLSQGFERGKEDISQNKDESSLSMSKSKSESKLYNGSEKDSSASSKLTKKESLKVQKKNYREEKKRATKELLSTITDPSVIVMADWLKIRGTLKSWTKLWCVLKPGVLLIYKTQKNGQWVGTVLLNACEIIERPSKKDGFCFKLFHPLEQSIWAVKGPKGEAVGSITQPLPSSYLIIRATSESDGRCWMDALELALKCSSLLKRTMIREGKEHELSISSESTHVTLYGLLRANNLHSGDNFQLNDSEIERQHFKDQDMYSDKSDKENDQEHDESDNEVMGKSEESDTDTSERQDDSYIEPEPVEPLKETTYTEQSHEELGEAGEASQTETVSEENKSLIWTLLKQVRPGMDLSRVVLPTFILEPRSFLDKLSDYYYHADFLSEAALEENPYFRLKKVVKWYLSGFYKKPKGLKKPYNPILGETFRCLWFHPRTNSKTFYIAEQVSHHPPISAFYVSNRKDGFCLSGSILAKSKFYGNSLSAILEGEARLTFLNRGEDYVMTMPYAHCKGILYGTMTLELGGTVNITCQKTGYSAILEFKLKPFLGSSDCVNQISGKLKLGKEVLATLEGHWDSEVFINDKKTDNSEVFWNPTPDIKQWRLIRHTVKFEEQGDFESEKLWQRVTRAINAKDQTEATQEKYVLEEAQRQAAKDRKTKNEEWTCKLFELDPLTGEWHYKFADTRPWDPLNDMIQFEKDGVIQTKVKHRTPMVSVPKMKHKPTRQQKKVAKGYSSPEPDIQDSSGSEAQSVKPSARRKKGIELGDIQTSIESIKQTQEEIKRNTMALRNHLISSTPATDYFLQQKDYFIIFLLILLQVIINFMFK is encoded by the exons gttttgaaagaggaaaggaagacatttctcaaaataagGATGAATCTTCACTTTCTATGTCAAAGAGCAAG TCTGAATCTAAACTTTATAATGGGTCGGAGAAGGATAGTTCAGCTTCAAGCAAGCTCACAAAAAAAGAATCTCTCAAG gtacaaaagaaaaattaccgagaggaaaagaaaagagccaCAAAGGAGTTACTCAGTACAATCACAGACCCTTCTGTTATTGTTATGGCTGATTGGTTGAAG ATTCGTGGTACTCTAAAGAGCTGGACCAAATTGTGGTGTGTGTTGAAACCCGGGGTGCTACTGATCTATAAAACCCAAAAAAATGGTCAATGGGTAGGAACAGTACTTCTGAATGCCTGTGAAATCATTGAGCGTCCATCAAAAAAggatggcttttgttttaaacttttccATCCTTTGGAGCAGTCTATTTGGGCAGTGAAG ggTCCCAAAGGTGAAGCAGTTGGATCTATAACTCAGCCCCTACCTAGCAGTTATTTGATCATCCGAGCTACTTCTGAGTCCGATG GAAGGTGCTGGATGGATGCTTTGGAGCTGGCTTTGAAATGTTCTAGTCTTCTCAAACGTACAATGAtcagggaaggaaaggaacatGAGCTGAGCATCTCATCAGAGAGCACCCATGTGACTCTGTATGGCTTATTACGGGCTAACAATCTCCACAGTGGTGACAACTTCCA GCTGAATGATAGTGAAATTGAACGGCAGCATTTTAAGGACCAAGATATGTATTCTGATAAATCTGATAAAGAAAATGATCAGGAGCATGATGAGTCTGACAATGAGGTGATGGGGAAGAgtgaggagagtgacacagataCATCAGAAAGGCAGGACGACTCGTACATTGAGCCTGAGCCTGTGGAGCCTTTGAAGGAGACTACCTACACGGAACAGAGCCATGAAGAACTCGGAGAG GCAGGTGAGGCTTCTCAAACAGAAActgtatctgaagaaaataaaagccttATCTGGACACTGCTGAAACAGGTCCGTCCTGGTATGGACCTGTCCAGGGTGGTTCTACCGACATTTATTTTGGAGCCTCGTTCTTTCCTGGATAAACTTTCAGATTACTACTACCATGCAGACTTCCTATCTGA ggCTGCTCTtgaagaaaatccttatttccgTTTGAAGAAAGTAGTGAAATGGTATTTGTCTGGATTCTATAAAAAGCCAAAG GGACTGAAGAAACCTTATAATCCTATACTTGGTGAGACGTTCCGTTGTTTGTGGTTTCATCCCAGAACAAACAGCAAAACTTTTTATATTGCTGAACAG GTGTCCCATCATCCACCAATATCTGCCTTTTATGTTAGTAACCGAAAAGATGGATTTTGCCTTAGTGGTAGTATCCTGGCTAAGTCCAAGTTCTATG GAAACTCCTTATCTGCAATATTAGAAGGAGAAGCACGGTTAACTTTCTTGAACAGAGGTGAAGATTATGTAATGACAATGCCATATGCTCATTGTAAAG gaattcTTTATGGCACAATGACACTTGAGCTTGGTGGAACAGTCAATATTACATGTCAAAAAACTGGATACAGTGCAATACTTGAATTCAAACTAAAG ccatTTCTAGGTAGTAGTGACTGTGTTAATCAAATATCAGGGAAACTAAAACTGGGAAAAGAAGTCTTAGCTACTTTGGAAGGACATTGg gATAGTGAAGTTTTTATTAATGACAAAAAGACTGATAATTCAGAGGTCTTCTGGAATCCAACACCAGACATTAAGCAGTGGAGATTAATAAGACACACTGTGAAATTTGAAGAGCAGGGAGATTTTGAATCAGAGAA ACTCTGGCAGCGGGTGACAAGAGCTATAAATGCCAAAGACCAAACAGAAGCTACTCAAGAAAAGTATGTTTTAGAAGAAGCTCAAAGACAAGCTGCCAAAGATcggaaaacaaaaaatgaagagTGGACATGCAAGTTATTTGAACTTGACCCACTCACAGGAGAATGGCATTACAAGTTTGCAga TACTCGACCATGGGACCCACTTAATGATATGATACAGTTTGAAAAAGATGGTGTTATCCAGACCAAAGTGAAACATCGGACTCCAATG gttagtGTCCCAAAAATGAAACATAAGCCAACCAGGCAACAGAAGAAAGTGGCAAAAGGCTATTCCTCCCCAGAACCTGACATCCAGGACTCATCTGGAAGTGaag CTCAATCAGTAAAACCAAGtgcaagaagaaagaaagggatagAACTGGGAGACATTCAGACTTCCATCGAATCTATAAAACAAACACAGGAAGAAATTAAAAG AAATACTATGGCTCTTCGAAATCATTTAATTTCAAGCACACCTGCCACGGATTATTTTCTGCAACAGAAAGACTACTTCATCATTTTCCTCCTGATTTTGCTTCAAGTCATAATAAACTTCATGTTTAAGTAG
- the OSBPL8 gene encoding oxysterol-binding protein-related protein 8 isoform X4, with product MSQRQGKESFPTPTKDLYQPSFSPSSPLSQGFERGKEDISQNKDESSLSMSKSKSESKLYNGSEKDSSASSKLTKKESLKVQKKNYREEKKRATKELLSTITDPSVIVMADWLKIRGTLKSWTKLWCVLKPGVLLIYKTQKNGQWVGTVLLNACEIIERPSKKDGFCFKLFHPLEQSIWAVKGPKGEAVGSITQPLPSSYLIIRATSESDGRCWMDALELALKCSSLLKRTMIREGKEHELSISSESTHVTLYGLLRANNLHSGDNFQLNDSEIERQHFKDQDMYSDKSDKENDQEHDESDNEVMGKSEESDTDTSERQDDSYIEPEPVEPLKETTYTEQSHEELGEAGEASQTETVSEENKSLIWTLLKQVRPGMDLSRVVLPTFILEPRSFLDKLSDYYYHADFLSEAALEENPYFRLKKVVKWYLSGFYKKPKGLKKPYNPILGETFRCLWFHPRTNSKTFYIAEQVSHHPPISAFYVSNRKDGFCLSGSILAKSKFYGNSLSAILEGEARLTFLNRGEDYVMTMPYAHCKGILYGTMTLELGGTVNITCQKTGYSAILEFKLKPFLGSSDCVNQISGKLKLGKEVLATLEGHWDSEVFINDKKTDNSEVFWNPTPDIKQWRLIRHTVKFEEQGDFESEKLWQRVTRAINAKDQTEATQEKYVLEEAQRQAAKDRKTKNEEWTCKLFELDPLTGEWHYKFADTRPWDPLNDMIQFEKDGVIQTKVKHRTPMVSVPKMKHKPTRQQKKVAKGYSSPEPDIQDSSGSEAQSVKPSARRKKGIELGDIQTSIESIKQTQEEIKRNTMALRNHLISSTPATDYFLQQKDYFIIFLLILLQVIINFMFK from the exons gttttgaaagaggaaaggaagacatttctcaaaataagGATGAATCTTCACTTTCTATGTCAAAGAGCAAG TCTGAATCTAAACTTTATAATGGGTCGGAGAAGGATAGTTCAGCTTCAAGCAAGCTCACAAAAAAAGAATCTCTCAAG gtacaaaagaaaaattaccgagaggaaaagaaaagagccaCAAAGGAGTTACTCAGTACAATCACAGACCCTTCTGTTATTGTTATGGCTGATTGGTTGAAG ATTCGTGGTACTCTAAAGAGCTGGACCAAATTGTGGTGTGTGTTGAAACCCGGGGTGCTACTGATCTATAAAACCCAAAAAAATGGTCAATGGGTAGGAACAGTACTTCTGAATGCCTGTGAAATCATTGAGCGTCCATCAAAAAAggatggcttttgttttaaacttttccATCCTTTGGAGCAGTCTATTTGGGCAGTGAAG ggTCCCAAAGGTGAAGCAGTTGGATCTATAACTCAGCCCCTACCTAGCAGTTATTTGATCATCCGAGCTACTTCTGAGTCCGATG GAAGGTGCTGGATGGATGCTTTGGAGCTGGCTTTGAAATGTTCTAGTCTTCTCAAACGTACAATGAtcagggaaggaaaggaacatGAGCTGAGCATCTCATCAGAGAGCACCCATGTGACTCTGTATGGCTTATTACGGGCTAACAATCTCCACAGTGGTGACAACTTCCA GCTGAATGATAGTGAAATTGAACGGCAGCATTTTAAGGACCAAGATATGTATTCTGATAAATCTGATAAAGAAAATGATCAGGAGCATGATGAGTCTGACAATGAGGTGATGGGGAAGAgtgaggagagtgacacagataCATCAGAAAGGCAGGACGACTCGTACATTGAGCCTGAGCCTGTGGAGCCTTTGAAGGAGACTACCTACACGGAACAGAGCCATGAAGAACTCGGAGAG GCAGGTGAGGCTTCTCAAACAGAAActgtatctgaagaaaataaaagccttATCTGGACACTGCTGAAACAGGTCCGTCCTGGTATGGACCTGTCCAGGGTGGTTCTACCGACATTTATTTTGGAGCCTCGTTCTTTCCTGGATAAACTTTCAGATTACTACTACCATGCAGACTTCCTATCTGA ggCTGCTCTtgaagaaaatccttatttccgTTTGAAGAAAGTAGTGAAATGGTATTTGTCTGGATTCTATAAAAAGCCAAAG GGACTGAAGAAACCTTATAATCCTATACTTGGTGAGACGTTCCGTTGTTTGTGGTTTCATCCCAGAACAAACAGCAAAACTTTTTATATTGCTGAACAG GTGTCCCATCATCCACCAATATCTGCCTTTTATGTTAGTAACCGAAAAGATGGATTTTGCCTTAGTGGTAGTATCCTGGCTAAGTCCAAGTTCTATG GAAACTCCTTATCTGCAATATTAGAAGGAGAAGCACGGTTAACTTTCTTGAACAGAGGTGAAGATTATGTAATGACAATGCCATATGCTCATTGTAAAG gaattcTTTATGGCACAATGACACTTGAGCTTGGTGGAACAGTCAATATTACATGTCAAAAAACTGGATACAGTGCAATACTTGAATTCAAACTAAAG ccatTTCTAGGTAGTAGTGACTGTGTTAATCAAATATCAGGGAAACTAAAACTGGGAAAAGAAGTCTTAGCTACTTTGGAAGGACATTGg gATAGTGAAGTTTTTATTAATGACAAAAAGACTGATAATTCAGAGGTCTTCTGGAATCCAACACCAGACATTAAGCAGTGGAGATTAATAAGACACACTGTGAAATTTGAAGAGCAGGGAGATTTTGAATCAGAGAA ACTCTGGCAGCGGGTGACAAGAGCTATAAATGCCAAAGACCAAACAGAAGCTACTCAAGAAAAGTATGTTTTAGAAGAAGCTCAAAGACAAGCTGCCAAAGATcggaaaacaaaaaatgaagagTGGACATGCAAGTTATTTGAACTTGACCCACTCACAGGAGAATGGCATTACAAGTTTGCAga TACTCGACCATGGGACCCACTTAATGATATGATACAGTTTGAAAAAGATGGTGTTATCCAGACCAAAGTGAAACATCGGACTCCAATG gttagtGTCCCAAAAATGAAACATAAGCCAACCAGGCAACAGAAGAAAGTGGCAAAAGGCTATTCCTCCCCAGAACCTGACATCCAGGACTCATCTGGAAGTGaag CTCAATCAGTAAAACCAAGtgcaagaagaaagaaagggatagAACTGGGAGACATTCAGACTTCCATCGAATCTATAAAACAAACACAGGAAGAAATTAAAAG AAATACTATGGCTCTTCGAAATCATTTAATTTCAAGCACACCTGCCACGGATTATTTTCTGCAACAGAAAGACTACTTCATCATTTTCCTCCTGATTTTGCTTCAAGTCATAATAAACTTCATGTTTAAGTAG
- the OSBPL8 gene encoding oxysterol-binding protein-related protein 8 isoform X5: MKEEGSEQRRFSSCTVVSPVLFPPRIDGRKLVRNASFGGYNELSPSLPGFERGKEDISQNKDESSLSMSKSKSESKLYNGSEKDSSASSKLTKKESLKVQKKNYREEKKRATKELLSTITDPSVIVMADWLKIRGTLKSWTKLWCVLKPGVLLIYKTQKNGQWVGTVLLNACEIIERPSKKDGFCFKLFHPLEQSIWAVKGPKGEAVGSITQPLPSSYLIIRATSESDGRCWMDALELALKCSSLLKRTMIREGKEHELSISSESTHVTLYGLLRANNLHSGDNFQLNDSEIERQHFKDQDMYSDKSDKENDQEHDESDNEVMGKSEESDTDTSERQDDSYIEPEPVEPLKETTYTEQSHEELGEAGEASQTETVSEENKSLIWTLLKQVRPGMDLSRVVLPTFILEPRSFLDKLSDYYYHADFLSEAALEENPYFRLKKVVKWYLSGFYKKPKGLKKPYNPILGETFRCLWFHPRTNSKTFYIAEQVSHHPPISAFYVSNRKDGFCLSGSILAKSKFYGNSLSAILEGEARLTFLNRGEDYVMTMPYAHCKGILYGTMTLELGGTVNITCQKTGYSAILEFKLKPFLGSSDCVNQISGKLKLGKEVLATLEGHWDSEVFINDKKTDNSEVFWNPTPDIKQWRLIRHTVKFEEQGDFESEKLWQRVTRAINAKDQTEATQEKYVLEEAQRQAAKDRKTKNEEWTCKLFELDPLTGEWHYKFADTRPWDPLNDMIQFEKDGVIQTKVKHRTPMVSVPKMKHKPTRQQKKVAKGYSSPEPDIQDSSGSEAQSVKPSARRKKGIELGDIQTSIESIKQTQEEIKRNTMALRNHLISSTPATDYFLQQKDYFIIFLLILLQVIINFMFK; the protein is encoded by the exons ATGAAAGAAGAGGGCTCAGAACAACGTAGATTTTCTTCCTGTACCGTGGTTTCGCCTGTTTTATTTCCTCCACGAATTGATGGCCGAAAGCTTGTCCGGAATGCTTCATTTGGAGGATACAATGAACTTTCTCCTTCGTTgccag gttttgaaagaggaaaggaagacatttctcaaaataagGATGAATCTTCACTTTCTATGTCAAAGAGCAAG TCTGAATCTAAACTTTATAATGGGTCGGAGAAGGATAGTTCAGCTTCAAGCAAGCTCACAAAAAAAGAATCTCTCAAG gtacaaaagaaaaattaccgagaggaaaagaaaagagccaCAAAGGAGTTACTCAGTACAATCACAGACCCTTCTGTTATTGTTATGGCTGATTGGTTGAAG ATTCGTGGTACTCTAAAGAGCTGGACCAAATTGTGGTGTGTGTTGAAACCCGGGGTGCTACTGATCTATAAAACCCAAAAAAATGGTCAATGGGTAGGAACAGTACTTCTGAATGCCTGTGAAATCATTGAGCGTCCATCAAAAAAggatggcttttgttttaaacttttccATCCTTTGGAGCAGTCTATTTGGGCAGTGAAG ggTCCCAAAGGTGAAGCAGTTGGATCTATAACTCAGCCCCTACCTAGCAGTTATTTGATCATCCGAGCTACTTCTGAGTCCGATG GAAGGTGCTGGATGGATGCTTTGGAGCTGGCTTTGAAATGTTCTAGTCTTCTCAAACGTACAATGAtcagggaaggaaaggaacatGAGCTGAGCATCTCATCAGAGAGCACCCATGTGACTCTGTATGGCTTATTACGGGCTAACAATCTCCACAGTGGTGACAACTTCCA GCTGAATGATAGTGAAATTGAACGGCAGCATTTTAAGGACCAAGATATGTATTCTGATAAATCTGATAAAGAAAATGATCAGGAGCATGATGAGTCTGACAATGAGGTGATGGGGAAGAgtgaggagagtgacacagataCATCAGAAAGGCAGGACGACTCGTACATTGAGCCTGAGCCTGTGGAGCCTTTGAAGGAGACTACCTACACGGAACAGAGCCATGAAGAACTCGGAGAG GCAGGTGAGGCTTCTCAAACAGAAActgtatctgaagaaaataaaagccttATCTGGACACTGCTGAAACAGGTCCGTCCTGGTATGGACCTGTCCAGGGTGGTTCTACCGACATTTATTTTGGAGCCTCGTTCTTTCCTGGATAAACTTTCAGATTACTACTACCATGCAGACTTCCTATCTGA ggCTGCTCTtgaagaaaatccttatttccgTTTGAAGAAAGTAGTGAAATGGTATTTGTCTGGATTCTATAAAAAGCCAAAG GGACTGAAGAAACCTTATAATCCTATACTTGGTGAGACGTTCCGTTGTTTGTGGTTTCATCCCAGAACAAACAGCAAAACTTTTTATATTGCTGAACAG GTGTCCCATCATCCACCAATATCTGCCTTTTATGTTAGTAACCGAAAAGATGGATTTTGCCTTAGTGGTAGTATCCTGGCTAAGTCCAAGTTCTATG GAAACTCCTTATCTGCAATATTAGAAGGAGAAGCACGGTTAACTTTCTTGAACAGAGGTGAAGATTATGTAATGACAATGCCATATGCTCATTGTAAAG gaattcTTTATGGCACAATGACACTTGAGCTTGGTGGAACAGTCAATATTACATGTCAAAAAACTGGATACAGTGCAATACTTGAATTCAAACTAAAG ccatTTCTAGGTAGTAGTGACTGTGTTAATCAAATATCAGGGAAACTAAAACTGGGAAAAGAAGTCTTAGCTACTTTGGAAGGACATTGg gATAGTGAAGTTTTTATTAATGACAAAAAGACTGATAATTCAGAGGTCTTCTGGAATCCAACACCAGACATTAAGCAGTGGAGATTAATAAGACACACTGTGAAATTTGAAGAGCAGGGAGATTTTGAATCAGAGAA ACTCTGGCAGCGGGTGACAAGAGCTATAAATGCCAAAGACCAAACAGAAGCTACTCAAGAAAAGTATGTTTTAGAAGAAGCTCAAAGACAAGCTGCCAAAGATcggaaaacaaaaaatgaagagTGGACATGCAAGTTATTTGAACTTGACCCACTCACAGGAGAATGGCATTACAAGTTTGCAga TACTCGACCATGGGACCCACTTAATGATATGATACAGTTTGAAAAAGATGGTGTTATCCAGACCAAAGTGAAACATCGGACTCCAATG gttagtGTCCCAAAAATGAAACATAAGCCAACCAGGCAACAGAAGAAAGTGGCAAAAGGCTATTCCTCCCCAGAACCTGACATCCAGGACTCATCTGGAAGTGaag CTCAATCAGTAAAACCAAGtgcaagaagaaagaaagggatagAACTGGGAGACATTCAGACTTCCATCGAATCTATAAAACAAACACAGGAAGAAATTAAAAG AAATACTATGGCTCTTCGAAATCATTTAATTTCAAGCACACCTGCCACGGATTATTTTCTGCAACAGAAAGACTACTTCATCATTTTCCTCCTGATTTTGCTTCAAGTCATAATAAACTTCATGTTTAAGTAG